A window of Acropora muricata isolate sample 2 chromosome 6, ASM3666990v1, whole genome shotgun sequence genomic DNA:
ATCGCAAGATTGACGGTgcaatgaaattttgaattccAGGTTCCGCACTGCAGAGGCTCCAGATTCGAGAAGTGTCCAGATTCCTGATTTTATTGGGATTTCGGTAAGAGGTCTCAACAGCGCGACAATCTTTTGGCGCGATTTGGCATTCTGAGCGACAGTGCTAGGAGTAAATCACTGTAACTCGAGGGCTTATTATACAGCTTGATGATTATGCCCCATTGAGTGAAGCCCTATAAAACTTCAAACGTTCTAGGCCACCACAGTAGCTGATCAGGGAGTTAAGCGCCAAAAAAATCTTGAGTGCACGGCAGGACAATTAATGAATacttcttttcttttacttttttaaaattcCCTGCTtatgttaaaagctgaaattgttAACCCGATCAACTAAAAAAGCAGATATGGCGTAAATTACAAATGTGATTCACTTTTCGAGTGCTAGCACTGAATCAGAGCGGATTGGCGGTTTATCCTTGATTTACGCATTTTTTTGCGGGATAAGGCTGTACCTCTGCTTTATATTGTGACAGGATGCGTTTTACGTTAGAGAACAGTCTCGAATTATTTTGGCGACTGCAAAAGAAAGAGTCTTTCGAATTGCAAGAGGCCATTACAAGAAACCGTACcaagtaaaaacaaaattaccctGAAGGTTGGAGTAATAAACGAAAAATTGATGGTTTTATAATATCAGCCCCACACTTTTATGAGAATTTTTTACTCTAATGAGTAGACTCTTCGCCTTAGGCACATTTTTTTGCCCATATTTTTAACGACTTGAAACTGTATCAGAAACTAAAATCTTGTATTGTAGTTCGTGAAGCTAGCATTTATTCCCGCTTTGATTGCAGCAATAATTGTAAACATCTATCAGCAACGTGGTTTGTAAGCGCTGCCATACCGCGTAAACACTTCATTTCCATCAATCTTAGACGCTGTCGGATACCTCGATCATTTTACTCGAACAGAGAACAACGTGAGTCTCATTGTTGCTGAATTTTAAGCCACGAAGCTTATTTATTTGCCCCAGATGGCAGCTATTCTCAGACATGTACAAGCAAATCCACTAGTACATCTGTAATAAGACGTCCCCGCGATGTATAAACGCGTTTGATTGGGTGTACCTTAGATAATTAAAGATGTTGAAATCGCTCGCACTGTTCCTACGGCCACTTGTTCTTCGGCAGCTGGCGTTTTGGGACAATTACAAAACAAGTTTTCTACACTTTTGCATAGCATGCGGCCAAAAGCTCCAAACTTAAGTTTATTAAAAACGAGAAAGAATAAACGGATTAGTGCGCTTGTGTTTTGTTCCATTGAAAATGATCTCGTTTCACCGGTCACCACCCACAACGCGTCCATTTTTCCATGGCTAAAATTCATCTTACTTTTGCGGTATTTCGCACTCGATCTAGAAAATCTTTGCAACCAAAGTTCCCCATACGAGTTTAAATATTGAGAACTTCTTCCTTGGCGAAGAATGAAGAAACGATGCCGGAGTGACAGAGTGAGTCGAAACAACAATGGCGGAAAAACCGGCGGTCACTCAAAAAAGCTTAAACAGTTTTCAACTTCGGCTGGCCTAAACGATTGTAAGTAAGCCGTTAGTAGTTTAgttttgaaaaggaaatggCTTAGGCGCGTTAATAAGtgtcaaaaataattctatTTTGCTAAAGAAACACGTTCCCAGGAATAGACACGGCTTAGTAGTTGCGATGAGTTACTGATTTCAGTTGTAAAGGACCTCCCGTAATAAGTAAATAACCTCTTCCAGAGCCTTTGATTCACTGATAGCAACTGATGCCCAGAAATGCCAAAGCACAGTTCAACGATTACAGGAGtatttcacttaattaatttttttttttttttatcaattcaGTGTTGTTTTTAGTTCACGGCCGTTGTGCAAACAAACGTTCTGCCTCACTATGTTGCATCTAACACcataatgatgataatacaagcTCAGTTGCCaagttttggtttgtttgtatGTTTATCAGTGTTGAATGCGACAATTCTCAGTTACTAAATCAttgggtttttttgtttttgttttttttttatcgaaatAGTTCGCTATAAACCAAATGACCAAAATCATCTGTCTTGACAAAGTTGCAAATCTAATGAGGTTGTTCAATTTCGATGTCGGTGCGTAAGAGGATTGCTAATAGTTCCTCGAGTTTATTCAAATAAATCAATTTAAAAGGCTATAAATTAAACTTTGCAAAGAACAGGCAATTAATCATTCAATTTGATAACTCAGAGAGCGCAACGACAGTCTCTTCTAGATCTTATACAATATTAGCGAAAAAGTTAGAACAAGTAGCCGTCAACAGCGTTCATTTGTCACTAAACGAAACATTAAGAGAAAATGAAGAATATTTCAAGGGCTGCATCGCAACTACTAAACGATAGAGGCCTTAAAATGACACTTGGTTCTGGAAAATATTACTGCGCcaaataaaatgaattttttttcatgtctatTATCTATAAAATTGTGGATCAAGTTTGAATTCGCATTGCCTAGATTAATGAATCGAGTACACTAAGAAGTTCGCGCATCGCGAACAGAGCTTTTGAGTCCACCTCAAGCAGAACAGAAGGGAACGAAATGGACCTTAACTTTCCCTGAATAAAACTCTGATATTGCGAAGTCAACTAGATCTTTCTTAAGGGTTCTAGTGAGCTTTTATCTCCTCCTGAGAAATCTAACTTAACATATATTTCCCTCAAATTGTGTAGTCTGCTAAAATATCAGCCATTACTAAAATGGCTTCATATTCTTCAAAATAAATTcctctttccaaaaaaaaaaaaattctaagcTCTTTCGATCgctcatgttttctttcttactTTCTCTGACAAGATCCCAATTTCGAGAAATGCAAAAAGATGCTGCCTAGTTTAGCATTATCACTATCAGACCCGATATTCAATACTGAACAGCTAATTTCTTACATGATAGAAAGGATTGACTAAACCGTGAAAAGTCAAGAGTTGCTTACAGTATTGGTCTTCTACGTCGCGTCATTAGTCTTAATTAATCTGCTCGGAATTTCGCCATAATCACGGCTATTGACAGTCTAAGAACTCTCTGTTCAATAGGATTGGCCGTTTCATAGACTGAGTGACGACAAATCTGCCAAGAAAACCTTGGAGCCATGATGTCTTTCCTGGCGGCTGAAGTCTCCTACTTAAGGGAAATTCACCGAAGTCCAACCCTAGAATAGACACTGTTGAGAACTGCTAAGCTTTGCTATACGTATTTAAAAAATTCCTTGTTGCAACTTATGGCTCAATTTATCACGGTCGCGTGCGTCGTCGTGTAAGTCTATTTTATGTTGAGTGTGTTTTTGCTATATCACTTATCCCAACATAAAAGGATCAATGTAGTTTTCGTTGGAACATTTTACACAAATCTTGTGTTGTAATTTCATGGTTAACGTTTAAAAAGAAGGGTCTGTTCTAAATTGGGTTGTTTTTTAAGATATGCCCTTAGAGCAAACAAACCACTAATGTTTGTCGCAGCAGGAACAGCACAAATACAGGTACTTTTCGTAAAAGGAGTGACCCAATTCCAGACCCGATGGAATTCTGCAAGGTAAGTAAGATAACACGCACTTAGAGAGCATTGCGaaattagtttatttttttctaaggATGAAACTCTAATTATCAAAAATGtatcgtgtttttgtttttttttttccacagttgTTGTTCTCTATATCTGATTGTAAATGGAACTTTTTTTCCATTCTTTCCGCTGCAAGCAAGGCTTTCAGCTAATAAATTTCTATGACATAGAAAACTGTTATGTTCGTTATAAGAAATGTTATTTTACCGAACACTTGGAGAAATGAAGCTTACCAGAATGCTTACCAAAGACCAAGCAACATTTCTACCGgaggaaataaatttttccCTCTCGCAGGACAAAAACAGAATTCAAGAATTTCCCCACTAAGGGATTGTAAGGAATTTTATTCCATGAATAGAAAGcggaaatgtgaaaaaaaaaaaaaaaaaaaaaaaaaaaaaaaaaaaaagaaaaagaaaaagaaaaaacaaaagtgagaaaaaaaaaaaaaggaaacatgcGGCTTTGCTCTATTAGCGTGGACGCGTGGAGTATAGAACGCGGCCACGCGTGCTTAATTCACGACGCGCAACAAACTATCAGTGCTTATTATTGACTTTGAGTGACTCTTGGGAACCTTATGCGTATTATTGTCGTAGGATTTTGTCAAGGTCGAGTTCCAACGTCATGCTACGAATTTCCTTCCTAAGTTGGCGCCAGAAATTGCCTAATTGGCACAAAAGCCTGTCTGATAACTTGGTCAGAAACTAGTGATGTTTGACATAGCCATCCATGCAACGGGAACCTTTCTAATTCGGGAAATTTAATCCTGTACACGGCTTGTTGGCTCTACAATAATTTCCGTGTGTTTTCTGTGGGAGACAAACTTCTGGTATTCCTAGAGGGCGGTCTTTTTTCAATGCACGCAAGACACACGGTGGTGAGTAAGCTCAGTGGGTtgcagacagaaaaaaaaaaacaaaacaagaaaagaaggaaCAAGTGTCGTTTAGCTCAAATTGACGGTTTCCCACATCTTGTATTGAAACATTTCCTCACGTGTCGGCCTTTCAGACGGCTCCCGACAACAATATGTTACACCACTCAAAACAACATGTCTCGTGGCGCACTCTATCCCTTGAATCACAATCGATAAAATCCTCACAAAGATTTAAGTTGCTAGGATTGGGGTCACAGGAGAGCCAGTGCGAATGAATACAAATCTTTTGCACCCAAGACCCAGATGTTCTTGTAGCTGTCAACTTCTATCAAGACGGCTTGCTGTGACGAAAATTGTTTGAATACAATTTTCATTGAAACAGCCGCAAAGATTGAAAGCTCACCGTGGGGTGCGCTGACGGTGGGGGCAAAAATACGCAGTGATGAATATGACACCTAGAGAGACCCCTTGGAGCATGCGCGAAGGTTCTGTCGTACGTTACAAAACCAATCCACTGCATCAAAACGGTTTTATGCGCCCAGGGAACGGATCTATTGTTGTTGGACAAAAAGGTTGAAAAAAGAATTCACAATATTGCTTCGCCGAGGAGAACATTGCGGTGACAGTTTGAAATGGGAAGCGAAGGGATGTTTCATTTTCGGCCGCCGATCGTCGTGAAAGCGGAGCCGCTCGAGAATCCACCGAGGTTTGATTACACAAGTTTGTCGTCGCAAACGGAATCCAGAGTTGTGTTTCGAAATTATTTCGAAGTGCAGACTGATAGTAATTTGATGGAACGAAGCAACTCCGTGGAATCACTGCAAAGTCACAGCAGTGGAGAACACTCGTACGCACACTCGCGGTCTGACGAGAATGACAGGATTTCGGTCAACCCTTTTCCAAGTCCACGCGAAGACGCCGCGAAGAGCGAGTATTTTTCGTTTCCAGCGTATCGCGCAGATTGGAATAATAGAGCCTCTGGGGAAAGCGAAGAATCAGAAAAGGAGTATTTCGACGAAGAAGGAGGCGATGATGCTGCGTCAGATTACGGGCACAAATCGCCGATAAATAGCCACGATGTTTGTCAAGTATTTTCGTCCGACGCCTCGCCTCGCGACTTGTCGAGTTCCAAGGAGACCACGAGCAGAGCTCAGCAAGAAATTGTGATTCCTGGGATACCCTCCAACACACACAACGGTATCAACATCGTCTTTCATAAGCATTGTAAACTCGACGTGGAAACACCCGGAAAGCTATACACGAGAGAGACGTATTCACCAAATGAAGATTATCTTACGCGCGTGGATAGATTCGCACCAGACGTGCCCCCGTCGCTCGTGTACGCCACGCGAAGCGAGTCGCAGATTTCGAGTAGTCAACAAAGTTGGAGGCAAAACGAGGAGACTCGTTTGTCGGTTTACGACGTGAAAAGCCCTTCCGCGCGTTCATCAGTGTTAATATGCCAGTGGATTCAGCTAGGGAAGATGGCAAACCATGTCTGCGGAATGGGATTTTGCAGAATCGAGGATCTTGTTACACATATCACGGACGTGCATTTAGCAACTGCCACACCTGCGGGTTTTGTGTGTTGTTGGAAAGAGTGCATAAGAAATGGTATGCCTTTCAAAGCCAAATACAAACTCATTAATCACATTAGAGTTCACACGGGCGAAAAACCGTTTACTTGCAACCAACCTGGTTGTAGAAAAAGCTTTGCGCGAGCAGAGAACTTGAAAATTCATGTTCGTACTCATACGGGCGAAAGACCGTTTGCTTGTGAATTCAAAGGCTGCGATAAAAGGTTCGCAAATTCGAGCGACCGTAGGAAACACATTCATGTTCACACACTGGAAAAACCGTATCGATGCAAGTACGTTGGTTGTGATAAAAGCTACACACATCCTAGTTCTTTGCGTAAGCACATGAAAGTACACGGCCTACGTTCAGAGGAGCATTTTAAGGTCGTTCACAGTCTCGCACTGAGTAGCCCTCCCGGTATATTTCGACAGAGAACAGACATCTAAACAACGCTAAGTTTGCATTACAAGACAGAAAATTATCTGGCGAAAAACAACACTTATTGACCTTTCTCTTCgagctttctttttctctgtaGAATGAATACAGTTTATATACCGGGAACATCGCGAGCGGGTGTCAAGCGATGAAGAATTTTTCCACGTTATGAGTAAAATTCAAAACAGTTGGTTATTTTTCAGTTGGTTTGGGGGCAATGTAAAATCAGTCGATAGAACACTCTCCTGTTCAGTAACTTTAAGATTGAAATAGATTAACGGCCATATAAAACTTGTCTTCTTTCGTTGAAGTGATCTCGACTGAATTTAAAAGAGGATTCCGGCGCAATGTGCAGTCACAGctttaattgttttgttttttttttccctgcaaACGGTCGGCGCTTCTAAAGGTTAAAAGGAAGATGTTTCGAAAACTAAGGCAGTGTTTTTTCATACTACAAAAACTATGAGTTTGACGTAATTTTAGAAATCTATTTAAATAAACGCCTCTCAGACAGGGTAAATTGCTGTTATTCGTCCGCGATTAAATTCTTGAATTGCGAGACACTTGTATAATTGCTTAGCACGGTAAAATGATTTGATGTGATGAGAACCACACCATTTCAGTGCATAAACGATTAAATTCCTCAAATTTTATCGTGAACATGTATCGAGCTCTTTACGCTGTCAAGGCGTAGTTGACTTTATAATAGTGGACAAGGCAAGGCCTTAGTTTTCCAACCAAGCAAGCTGAATCCAAAGATTTCAGTTTCCTAGATAGGCTTTGAAACACCTTGGTAAAGTGAAGTTGCGTTTTATCGAAGGGaggttttaattttttccttatAATGACAGAAAGCTTAAAACGTTTATTGGATTCTCATGAATAAAATCCCTTGTAACTCTGCGAATAATAAAGATGATGAAAGTTCGCAATATGGGTTTCTTCGAAAAGCGTATTCCGCGCATGGTTTATTGCAAGAAGATCACTTCCTCGAGCTCTTTTGTCCTCCTCGATCTCAATCGCAACTGGCTAGAAAAAACTCTTAAATATTCTATGTGAGGATGAAACTGCTCCTGGTTCAGCCGAATCGCATTCACCTTTGACGAAAGAAAGAAGTTTACACGTGTCTGTAAATATTCTAAGAGAGAGCTTTCTATTAATTTTACTCTCTCTGGGAAGAAACGGAGAGATTATGTTAGATCACGTAAGGATTCAGTGGAACAGGGGGAACTTACCTTGAATTCTGGGCAGATTTTCAAGATCCACCATGCTTGTTCTTTCTTTAGAAATCATAATCATACATACTACATATTGCTTCCAATAAACTTGAAACTCAAGACTGGACAATAATTGCACTCCAACTTGACAAAATGCATTAGGATTTGAGGTCGCTGGAATGAGAGTGACCTCAGGATGTGATTTTTGGGAAAATTTTGAACCCAAGGGAGCAAGTCTGAAAATTTATATGAGACCTCAATTCATTCTGCTTGATGCAAACTGTTGGCTCAAACTTTTTGTTTTGACTGGCAAGCATGgatgtttccaaaaattaaaattttcactcTCTGTCAGAAATGAATCTACCTTCCCAAATGAGCCACCAACTTCTTAACATTTTTTTGCAATTGAAgctaatttatt
This region includes:
- the LOC136919339 gene encoding transcriptional activator cubitus interruptus-like, with protein sequence MGSEGMFHFRPPIVVKAEPLENPPRFDYTSLSSQTESRVVFRNYFEVQTDSNLMERSNSVESLQSHSSGEHSYAHSRSDENDRISVNPFPSPREDAAKSEYFSFPAYRADWNNRASGESEESEKEYFDEEGGDDAASDYGHKSPINSHDVCQVFSSDASPRDLSSSKETTSRAQQEIVIPGIPSNTHNGINIVFHKHCKLDVETPGKLYTRETYSPNEDYLTRVDRFAPDVPPSLVYATRSESQISSSQQSWRQNEETRLSVYDVKSPSARSSVLICQWIQLGKMANHVCGMGFCRIEDLVTHITDVHLATATPAGFVCCWKECIRNGMPFKAKYKLINHIRVHTGEKPFTCNQPGCRKSFARAENLKIHVRTHTGERPFACEFKGCDKRFANSSDRRKHIHVHTLEKPYRCKYVGCDKSYTHPSSLRKHMKVHGLRSEEHFKVVHSLALSSPPGIFRQRTDI